The Arachis ipaensis cultivar K30076 chromosome B07, Araip1.1, whole genome shotgun sequence genome includes a window with the following:
- the LOC107606911 gene encoding exocyst complex component EXO70A1-like, translating into MPTASSLPDQLKDWMLHRSHEWWLVSSVLSASVGLICFAVSFFNHHLKEWNLLLKFSIISVACIALICIAVLIAKKMLEGSNPWVKAHLVFFAIIVTYILTFFLDKEKEEEPDVYGLVSYAAFAVLFLSLAIQTRLGFLGEIVYFFLGVLLIRLMEIKWWLVFPGACFSYPLIILSSFLDELSGERGRLPIRTPLPASPDAETSHVDDTGALMSPQQSNNTDTDTVPLLAPQPPVRRDDLLDVFRHALRPLNGMDREVARELQRPLKDYITDRSEEVPEVLVNDPNFLVDRISPQVLDELNRLMKNSPQFEEHIKNLVVDEYSRSRKRFLEICQVELQLNVQQTWNDIHDGSERHRIQRWIKLSTIALRMLFPYERRLCQRIFGSHSEISDKCFMQVCSELAQDLLNFTDHIANRRNFEQMSYSHSIFQVFRTLNLSIPAFESLFSNSHFGSSLWIEAARVKERLCRVIKDYFFTELEELAHADGSGYYIRDKIHSTLLTLLG; encoded by the coding sequence ATGCCTACTGCTTCTTCCTTGCCAGACCAATTAAAAGATTGGATGCTGCATAGGTCACATGAATGGTGGTTAGTGAGTAGTGTCCTGTCAGCTTCGGTTGGACTCATCTGTTTTGCTGTCAGCTTCTTCAACCATCATCTTAAAGAATGGAATCTGTTGCTTAAATTCTCCATCATCTCCGTTGCTTGCATTGCCCTCATCTGTATTGCagttttaattgcaaaaaaaatGCTAGAGGGGAGCAATCCTTGGGTTAAAGCACATTTGGTATTTTTCGCCATTATAGtcacatatatcctcaccttctttcttgataaagaaaaagaggagGAACCGGATGTATATGGCCTGGTATCCTATGCTGCATTTGCTGTGCTGTTTTTAAGTCTAGCAATACAGACTCGACTCGGTTTTTTGGGAGAAATCGTATACTTTTTTCTTGGAGTTCTACTTATCCGACTCATGGAGATAAAATGGTGGTTGGTTTTCCCTGGAGCATGCTTCAGTTATCCACTCATCATTCTTTCTTCATTTCTAGATGAACTATCAGGAGAACGCGGTCGCCTCCCCATTCGAACGCCTCTACCAGCTTCACCCGATGCTGAAACTTCTCATGTTGATGATACCGGCGCTCTAATGAGTCCACAACAATCCAATAATACCGATACCGATACTGTTCCTCTTTTGGCGCCTCAACCACCAGTTCGGCGTGATGATCTCTTAGACGTGTTCAGGCATGCTCTACGCCCGCTTAATGGGATGGATAGGGAAGTTGCAAGGGAGTTACAGCGCCCCTTGAAGGATTACATCACGGATAGAAGTGAAGAGGTTCCAGAGGTATTGGTGAATGACCCCAACTTCCTAGTGGATAGGATTTCGCCACAGGTACTTGATGAGCTGAATCGCTTGATGAAGAATTCGCCCCAGTTTGAAGAGCACATTAAGAATTTGGTGGTGGATGAATACAGCAGAAGTCGGAAACGGTTCTTGGAGATATGCCAGGTGGAGTTACAGTTGAATGTGCAACAAACATGGAATGACATCCACGATGGAAGCGAAAGGCACAGGATCCAGAGGTGGATTAAACTTTCCACCATAGCATTGAGGATGCTATTTCCTTATGAACGGAGACTCTGCCAGCGAATCTTTGGCTCCCACTCTGAAATCTCGGATAAGTGTTTCATGCAGGTTTGCTCGGAATTGGCACAAGATTTACTGAATTTCACGGATCATATTGCAAATAGGAGGAATTTTGAACAGATGAGCTATTCGCACTCCATTTTCCAAGTGTTCAGAACACTAAACCTAAGTATTCCAGCCTTTGAGTCACTGTTTTCTAATTCTCACTTCGGCTCTTCACTCTGGATTGAAGCAGCGCGCGTTAAAGAAAGACTGTGTAGAGTAATTAAGGATTACTTTTTCACGGAGTTGGAGGAATTGGCTCACGCAGATGGAAGTGGGTACTATATTAGGGACAAAATTCATAGCACNCTACTCACATTGCTTGGATGA
- the LOC107606912 gene encoding exocyst complex component EXO70B1-like, with protein MPTGSSLPDHIEKWKNWVLHEHEPHKWWIMSVPSAVIGLTCFAFSYFNHHLKAWNLMLKFSISIALIALIGIAVLFARRWPNGNRAWVKAHLVLVAITVTYVATFFLDKEKEEEPDVLRLVSYAAFAVTSLSLAIQTQVEFFGEIVYFFVGVLLIRLMEINWWLAIFPGACFSYPLIILSSFLHELSEKRIPTHTNSSASPTYSETSYVENTSSIGSGTAMSPQQSNNTDTGTVPLLAPPPVRSDDLLDGFRRALGTLNGLDRELAWELKRPLGDYLTDRSEEVPAVLGNDSNFLVDRISSQVLDELNRLMMNSTQFDDDMRNLVVDEYSRSRKRFLETCQVELQLNVHKMNTMKKWIKVSNITLRILFPNERRLCNRVFGSSSDIWGECFMQVCSEWARDLLNFADQVAKNGLKYQKREYLPQLFQVLRAQCDLIIPSFELLFSNTEIRGALWTEAIKVKERLCRAIKDYFFMGLEDSAHADGRNQSIYYSYGIHGSIVQVMERLSDAFKERDTLGLILQDYPIVPVKEGMTLLASHISWMIDLLEANLETFTENSEDASRGCVYLINNFNYIEREVHDTQLDTILGRSWLEEQSGKFDGYLEKYRRNSWDKVLGYLKLDSENVTEESMKEKIQLFNEHFGKMFYHHRRWSVHDTVRGKMKESVSKVFVPKYGNFIERFREILGDHADDYIKYSTSEIEDCFTVYLFSGSGYSSTDDDE; from the coding sequence ATGCCTACTGGTTCTTCCTTGCCAGACCACATTGAAAAATGGAAAAATTGGGTGCTGCATGAGCATGAGCCTCATAAATGGTGGATAATGAGTGTCCCGTCAGCTGTGATTGGACTCACCTGTTTTGCTTTCAGCTACTTCAACCATCATCTCAAAGCTTGGAACCTGATGTTGAAATTCTCCATCTCCATTGCTCTCATTGCCCTCATCGGTATTGCAGTTTTATTTGCAAGAAGATGGCCAAATGGGAACAGAGCATGGGTTAAAGCGCATTTGGTATTGGTCGCGATTACAGTCACCTATGTCGCCACCTTCTTTCttgataaagaaaaagaggagGAACCGGATGTATTACGCCTGGTATCCTATGCTGCATTTGCTGTGACGTCTTTAAGTCTAGCAATACAGACTCAAGTCGAATTTTTCGGGGAAATCGTATACTTTTTTGTTGGAGTTCTACTTATAAGACTCATGGAGATAAACTGGTGGTTGGCTATCTTCCCTGGAGCATGCTTCAGTTATCCACTCATTATTCTTTCTTCATTTCTACATGAACTATCAGAAAAACGCATCCCCACTCATACGAATTCATCAGCTTCACCAACCTATAGCGAAACTTCTTATGTTGAGAATACCTCTTCTATAGGCTCTGGCACTGCAATGAGTCCACAACAATCCAATAATACCGATACCGGTACTGTTCCTCTTTTAGCGCCTCCACCAGTTCGGAGTGATGATCTCTTAGACGGGTTCAGGCGTGCTCTAGGGACGCTTAATGGGTTGGATAGGGAACTTGCATGGGAGTTAAAGCGCCCCTTGGGAGATTACCTTACAGATAGAAGTGAAGAGGTTCCAGCGGTACTGGGGAACGACTCCAACTTCCTAGTGGATAGGATTTCGTCACAGGTACTTGATGAGCTGAATCGCTTGATGATGAATTCGACCCAGTTTGATGATGACATGAGGAATTTGGTGGTGGATGAATACAGCAGAAGCCGGAAACGGTTCTTGGAGACATGCCAGGTGGAGTTACAGTTGAATGTGCATAAAATGAACACGATGAAGAAGTGGATTAAAGTTTCCAACATAACATTAAGGATACTATTTCCTAATGAACGGAGACTCTGCAATCGAGTGTTTGGCTCTTCATCTGACATCTGGGGTGAGTGTTTCATGCAGGTTTGCTCGGAATGGGCACGAGATTTACTGAACTTCGCGGATCAGGTTGCAAAGAATGGACTTAAATATCAGAAACGTGAATATTTGCCCCAGCTTTTCCAAGTGTTGAGAGCACAATGTGATCTAATTATTCCATCTTTTGAGTTACTGTTTTCTAATACTGAAATCAGGGGTGCACTCTGGACTGAAGCAATCAAAGTTAAAGAAAGACTGTGTAGAGCAATTAAGGATTACTTTTTCATGGGGTTGGAGGATTCGGCTCACGCAGATGGAAGAAACCAGTCAATCTATTATAGTTATGGAATTCATGGCAGTATTGTCCAAGTAATGGAACGCCTCAGTGATGCCTTCAAAGAAAGAGACACCCTTGGATTAATCCTCCAAGATTACCCCATAGTTCCTGTTAAGGAGGGAATGACTTTGCTTGCTAGTCACATTTCTTGGATGATCGATCTGCTGGAGGCCAATTTGGAAACCTTCACAGAAAACAGCGAGGATGCTTCCCGGGGCTGTGTttacttaattaataattttaattacatAGAAAGGGAAGTCCATGATACTCAATTGGACACCATTTTGGGGCGTAGTTGGCTCGAAGAACAAAGTGGCAAATTCGATGGGTACCTCGAGAAATATCGAAGAAACTCATGGGATAAGGTGTTGGGCTACTTGAAGTTGGATAGCGAGAACGTGACGGAAGAGTCAATGAAAGAGAAGATCCAATTGTTCAACGAGCACTTTGGCAAAATGTTTTATCATCATCGTAGATGGTCAGTTCATGATACAGTTAGGGGAAAAATGAAAGAATCGGTGAGCAAGGTCTTTGTTCCAAAATATGGAAATTTCATTGAGAGGTTCCGCGAGATTCTTGGGGATCATGCTGATGACTACATCAAGTATTCAACATCGGAAATTGAAGATTGCTTCACGGTGTACCTATTTTCTGGAAGTGGATATAGTAGTACGGATGATGATGAATAA